From bacterium:
GGTAGCGCGACAGGTCGGCGTCGTTGTCCGCGGAGGTGTATTTGTCGTACGCCTCGTCGGACTTGCCGATGTAATAGATCGACGCCGCGCCGATCACGACGCCGCCCGCGAGCACGGCGTAGCCCGCGCGCTTGCGCGGCGAGACGTTGACGACGCGGATCGGCCCCTGTTCCTCATGAATGCGGCGCACCTTGTGGGCGGCATCGTCCGCGGCGATTTCGGCGAGGCGCGAGGGCGGCACGCTTGTGATCGGCTCGTTCAGCAGCTTTTTCCCGCCGCGTCCGACGATCACCTCGCGCACGCGCCAGATGACGGTCAAGGTCGAGACCTCCACGAGCGTCGTTTCGACCTCGATTTCGCTGTTGGACAGATTGCCCGACAGATACTTTTTGATTTCGCCATAGACCACGGCGTCCGCGCCGACGCGCCGGCCGATGCGGGCGGCCTCGCGGACCGTGCCGTTGTAAATCCAGTCCACGGGGTTCGGCACGTCGCGGATCATCGCCTCTTTCACCTGCTCGCCGGGTATCAGCGCGAAGACGCCCTCGCCCGCCAGTTCCTCCATGTAGAGATTCGTCATCTCGATGCTGACGGTCTCCGCGCCGCCCTGGTCGCGCAGATACTCGGGGATGACAAACGGCATCACCGCCACGCGCTGCACGCGATGGCGGCCCATGTCCGGATCGACGTACGGGTCGATGGGGACATTCACGATGCGGCTTGCGCAGCCGGCGCCGAAAAGCGCGATGGCAAGCAAGGAGAGGGCGAAAAGGCGCGTCATCCAAAAAGTCCCCGCGCCGGCTCGTACATTTGATCGAAACGGCGGATCAATTCTTCGCAGGCCTCGCGCGACAGATGCAGGTTCATCGCGGCCGGATGCTCGTAGAGCGGGCCGTCCCAGGTATCCGGGCCGATCGCTTTGATCTCGGCGATCGCGTTACCGATGGCGACCGCGTCCGCGTCCGTCGGCGTTCCGTCCGGGCGAGGCTCGCCGCGGCGCACCGCGCGGCGGATCTCGTCGGGCAGGTCCCAGCGCGCGACGACCATTTCCCCCACGTCCGCATTGAATTGACGCAGCGTGTCCAAAACGAGCGGCATCGACGGGCGATATTTGACCGGCATCTCGCGCAGGCACCGCTCGATGAGGTTCAACAGGACCATCTTGCCCATGTCGTGCATCAGACCGGCAAGAAACGCCTCTTCTTTCGGCAGGCGAAGCGCGTTGGCCACCACGCGCGAGGAGAAGGCGACGGCGATGGAATGTTCCCAAAGCTTGCGCGCGAGCGACTGGTAGCTGGCGCTTTTGAACACGCGCCCCTGCAACGAGATGGCGAGCATGAGGTTTTTCACCTCGCGCTGCCCAAGACGCACGAGCGCCTGGCTGATCGTCTTCACCTCGACCGCGCCCGCGTACACCGGGCTGTTGGCGATCTTCAGGATGCGGCTTGCGATTCCCTGGTCCGTCAGCACCACGCGCGCCAGGTCCTGCATCGAGGAGCGCGCGTCGTTCGTCAGCTTGATGACGTTCATCGCGACGTGCGGCAGCAGCGGAATCTCCAAATCTTTCGAGAGGATATGGGCCACGACCTTCTCGCGGAACACCGCGTCGTCCTCGGAGATCTCAAGCTCCGGCGGCGCCGGCGCGGCCAGGAGCGCGGGCGGCCCGCCCGGCGGG
This genomic window contains:
- a CDS encoding DUF3280 domain-containing protein translates to MTRLFALSLLAIALFGAGCASRIVNVPIDPYVDPDMGRHRVQRVAVMPFVIPEYLRDQGGAETVSIEMTNLYMEELAGEGVFALIPGEQVKEAMIRDVPNPVDWIYNGTVREAARIGRRVGADAVVYGEIKKYLSGNLSNSEIEVETTLVEVSTLTVIWRVREVIVGRGGKKLLNEPITSVPPSRLAEIAADDAAHKVRRIHEEQGPIRVVNVSPRKRAGYAVLAGGVVIGAASIYYIGKSDEAYDKYTSADNDADLSRYRRQTKEYDQTWQILGAAGLAAVGTGIYLVLTDHTVETRTAFDPAPKTPHLAATPAVMGDGAPGLRLGLTFR
- a CDS encoding HDOD domain-containing protein codes for the protein PPGGPPALLAAPAPPELEISEDDAVFREKVVAHILSKDLEIPLLPHVAMNVIKLTNDARSSMQDLARVVLTDQGIASRILKIANSPVYAGAVEVKTISQALVRLGQREVKNLMLAISLQGRVFKSASYQSLARKLWEHSIAVAFSSRVVANALRLPKEEAFLAGLMHDMGKMVLLNLIERCLREMPVKYRPSMPLVLDTLRQFNADVGEMVVARWDLPDEIRRAVRRGEPRPDGTPTDADAVAIGNAIAEIKAIGPDTWDGPLYEHPAAMNLHLSREACEELIRRFDQMYEPARGLFG